Proteins encoded within one genomic window of Nitrospina gracilis 3/211:
- a CDS encoding 30S ribosomal protein S1 — translation MSNTDFDLDETVEEMTEEDKQIRAEMEAYLEKSMTGFREGEIINGRVLNVGNGMVTVDVGFKSEGVINLNEFPESEKPLNVGDEVEVYLERVEDQDGIVVLSKEKANKIKIWEKLVKAFEAEEIIEGTVVAKAKGGLTVDIGLKAFLPGSQIDLRPVRNLEKLIGEKFKMKIIKMNKKRGNIVLSRRVLLEEERKHARADTLQKMEEGNQVDGIVKNITDYGVFIDLGGIDGLLHITDMSWGRVNHPSEMFSIGDKVTVMVLKYDKEKERVSLGLKQITPDPWVDVDQKYPVNTRINGKVVSITDYGAFVELEKGIEGLVHVSEMSWSRHVKHPSKMVSIGDGVEAVVLTLDKEKKRISLGMKQTEPNPWESIEEKYPIGSTAEGIVRNLTEFGAFVELEDGVDGLIHISDMSWNKKIKHPSELLKKKDKVQAVVLNIDKDNCRISLGMKQLEADPWDDIPEQYPLGKEIAGTIVKVTGFGAFAEFDDGLEGLIHVSQLSSKKVTHPEKVVKVGDEIKAKVIKVDTANKKIGLSIKAYEENLDPSEIEDVQLDDESKDEGESS, via the coding sequence GTGAGTAACACAGATTTTGATCTCGACGAAACCGTCGAAGAAATGACTGAAGAAGACAAGCAGATCCGGGCGGAGATGGAAGCCTACCTGGAAAAAAGCATGACCGGATTCCGCGAAGGCGAAATCATCAACGGCCGCGTGCTCAACGTCGGCAACGGCATGGTGACCGTCGATGTCGGCTTCAAATCCGAAGGCGTCATCAACCTCAACGAATTCCCGGAAAGCGAAAAACCGCTCAACGTCGGCGACGAAGTCGAAGTGTACCTGGAGCGGGTGGAGGACCAGGACGGCATCGTCGTCCTGTCCAAGGAAAAGGCAAACAAGATCAAAATCTGGGAGAAACTGGTCAAGGCGTTCGAAGCGGAAGAAATCATCGAAGGCACCGTGGTGGCCAAGGCGAAGGGCGGCCTGACGGTGGACATCGGCCTGAAAGCCTTCCTGCCGGGTTCGCAGATCGACCTGCGACCGGTGCGCAACCTGGAAAAACTGATCGGCGAAAAGTTCAAGATGAAGATCATCAAGATGAACAAGAAGCGCGGCAACATCGTGCTCTCCCGCCGCGTTCTGCTCGAAGAGGAGCGCAAACACGCGCGCGCCGACACGCTCCAGAAAATGGAGGAAGGCAACCAGGTGGACGGTATCGTCAAGAACATCACCGACTACGGTGTGTTCATCGACCTGGGCGGCATCGACGGCCTGCTTCACATCACCGACATGTCCTGGGGCCGCGTCAACCATCCTTCGGAAATGTTCTCCATCGGCGACAAGGTCACCGTCATGGTGCTCAAGTACGATAAAGAAAAAGAGCGCGTTTCTCTGGGCCTCAAGCAGATCACCCCGGACCCGTGGGTGGACGTGGACCAGAAGTACCCGGTCAACACCCGCATCAACGGCAAGGTGGTGTCCATCACCGACTACGGCGCGTTCGTCGAGCTGGAAAAAGGCATCGAAGGCCTGGTGCACGTTTCCGAAATGTCGTGGAGCCGTCACGTCAAACACCCGAGCAAGATGGTGAGCATCGGCGACGGCGTGGAAGCGGTGGTGCTGACGCTGGACAAGGAAAAGAAACGCATCTCCCTCGGCATGAAGCAGACCGAGCCCAACCCCTGGGAGAGCATCGAGGAGAAGTACCCGATCGGCTCCACCGCCGAAGGCATCGTGCGCAATCTCACCGAGTTCGGCGCGTTCGTGGAACTCGAGGACGGCGTCGACGGGTTGATCCACATCTCCGACATGTCGTGGAACAAGAAGATCAAGCATCCGTCCGAACTGCTCAAGAAAAAAGACAAGGTGCAGGCGGTGGTGCTGAACATCGACAAGGACAACTGCCGCATCTCCCTCGGCATGAAGCAGCTGGAAGCCGACCCGTGGGACGACATTCCCGAACAGTATCCGCTGGGCAAGGAAATCGCGGGCACCATCGTGAAGGTCACGGGCTTCGGGGCGTTCGCCGAGTTCGACGACGGGCTGGAAGGCTTGATCCACGTGTCGCAGTTGAGTTCGAAAAAAGTCACGCACCCCGAGAAGGTGGTGAAGGTGGGTGACGAGATCAAGGCCAAGGTCATCAAGGTGGACACGGCCAACAAGAAGATCGGCCTCAGCATCAAGGCGTACGAGGAAAACCTTGATCCCTCGGAGATCGAAGACGTGCAACTCGATGACGAGTCGAAAGACGAAGGGGAATCCTCCTGA
- a CDS encoding nitrilase-related carbon-nitrogen hydrolase produces MKHPLKVGFLQTQPVFGDIENNLKQVEQRLRGMDADLVVLPELFTTGYQFRNQKEARDLAEPIPDGPTTRALMKLSADLNMHIVAGLAEVEGDTVYNSAVLTGPEGYVGKYRKAHIFDTEKNIFAAGNLPLPVFDIGKARVGIMICFDWRFPETARTLTLKGADVIAHPSNLVLLTCPQSMITRCLENRVFAVTADRVGSESRIEGETLRFIGQSQVVDPDGQVLVRASEENEEDHVVEINLADARNKSINPHNDLIADRREDLYRIP; encoded by the coding sequence ATGAAACATCCCCTGAAAGTCGGGTTCCTGCAAACCCAGCCGGTGTTCGGCGACATCGAAAACAACCTCAAACAGGTGGAACAACGCCTGCGCGGCATGGATGCCGACCTCGTCGTCCTGCCGGAACTGTTCACCACCGGCTACCAGTTCCGCAACCAGAAAGAAGCGCGGGATCTGGCGGAACCGATTCCCGACGGACCCACCACCCGCGCGTTGATGAAGCTTTCCGCCGACCTCAACATGCACATCGTGGCGGGGCTGGCGGAGGTGGAAGGCGACACGGTGTACAACTCCGCCGTGCTGACGGGTCCGGAAGGCTACGTTGGCAAGTACCGCAAGGCGCATATCTTCGACACGGAAAAAAACATCTTCGCTGCCGGCAACTTGCCTCTGCCGGTGTTCGACATCGGCAAGGCACGCGTCGGCATCATGATCTGTTTTGACTGGCGGTTCCCGGAAACGGCGCGGACGCTGACGCTCAAGGGGGCGGACGTCATCGCCCACCCTTCCAACCTGGTGCTCCTGACCTGCCCGCAGTCGATGATCACGCGCTGTCTGGAAAACCGCGTGTTCGCCGTCACCGCCGACCGCGTCGGGTCCGAATCCCGCATCGAGGGCGAGACGCTCCGGTTCATCGGCCAAAGCCAGGTGGTGGACCCGGACGGGCAGGTCCTGGTCCGCGCTTCCGAGGAAAACGAAGAGGACCACGTGGTGGAAATCAACCTCGCCGACGCGCGCAACAAAAGCATCAACCCGCACAACGACCTGATCGCCGACCGACGCGAGGACCTTTACAGAATCCCGTGA
- the pheA gene encoding prephenate dehydratase, translated as MGKIDEIRDRIDKIDEKLLELFNRRADLAIKIGKEKSKRNESNHFHVPHREREIFERMKRLNTGPLPAHSIESIFREIFSATLALEKPLRIAYLGPETTFSHQAAIKAFGHSSVFEPASSIESIFSMVERGHVDYGIVPIENSTEGVVNLTLDCFVDSNLHISDEVLLGINLYLLSKTGNLDDIKEMYSHPQPFAQCRSWLNRHAGGIEQIPTSSTAVAAEMASKHKHAAAIAGKLAAEFYDLKIIAEKIEDRAQNTTRFLVIGKEPAKKAKRNKTSVMFSIQDEAGSLLKILQVFGRNEINLTKIQSRPLRNRSWEYLFFVDFEGHIDDPGIDKVIRTVSKRCMYFRVLGSYPWNG; from the coding sequence TTGGGCAAAATTGACGAGATCCGTGACCGGATCGACAAGATCGACGAAAAGCTGTTGGAGCTTTTCAATCGGCGCGCCGATCTGGCCATCAAAATCGGCAAAGAGAAAAGCAAAAGAAACGAGTCGAATCATTTCCACGTCCCGCACCGGGAACGCGAAATCTTCGAGCGCATGAAGCGCCTCAACACGGGGCCCCTGCCTGCGCATTCCATCGAATCCATCTTCCGCGAAATTTTTTCGGCCACGCTGGCACTGGAAAAACCCCTGCGCATCGCGTACCTCGGCCCGGAGACCACGTTCTCCCACCAGGCGGCGATCAAGGCGTTCGGCCATTCGTCCGTGTTCGAACCGGCGTCATCCATCGAGTCCATTTTCTCCATGGTCGAACGGGGTCACGTCGATTACGGCATCGTGCCCATAGAAAACTCGACCGAAGGGGTGGTCAACCTGACACTCGACTGTTTCGTCGATTCCAACCTGCACATCTCGGACGAAGTCCTGCTCGGCATCAACCTGTACCTGCTGTCGAAGACCGGCAACCTCGACGACATCAAGGAAATGTATTCGCACCCGCAACCATTCGCGCAGTGCCGGAGCTGGCTGAACCGCCACGCGGGCGGCATCGAACAGATTCCGACTTCCAGCACCGCCGTCGCCGCGGAGATGGCGAGCAAACACAAACACGCCGCCGCCATTGCGGGCAAACTGGCCGCCGAATTTTACGATCTCAAAATCATCGCGGAAAAAATCGAAGACCGCGCGCAGAACACGACGCGCTTTCTGGTGATCGGCAAGGAACCCGCGAAGAAAGCCAAGCGCAACAAGACCTCGGTCATGTTTTCCATTCAGGACGAGGCCGGGTCCCTGCTCAAAATATTGCAGGTGTTCGGGCGCAACGAAATCAACCTGACCAAGATTCAATCGCGGCCGTTGCGCAACCGGTCGTGGGAGTACCTGTTCTTCGTCGATTTCGAAGGCCACATCGACGACCCCGGTATCGACAAAGTCATCAGGACCGTCAGCAAGCGGTGCATGTATTTCCGCGTGCTCGGTTCGTACCCGTGGAACGGCTGA
- a CDS encoding YHS domain-containing protein — translation MARFALIALGILILFFLFRWAFASPSKKADNPDATDMVKDPNCRMYVPKPEAIRKTIQGNELFFCSEKCAEEYRNKQASAR, via the coding sequence ATGGCACGATTTGCGTTGATTGCGCTGGGCATCCTGATTTTGTTTTTCCTGTTCCGCTGGGCGTTCGCTTCGCCCTCGAAGAAGGCGGACAACCCGGACGCGACGGATATGGTGAAAGATCCCAACTGCCGCATGTATGTCCCCAAACCCGAAGCCATCCGCAAAACCATCCAGGGCAACGAACTCTTCTTTTGCAGTGAGAAGTGCGCCGAGGAATACCGGAACAAACAGGCATCGGCGCGGTGA
- a CDS encoding cation:proton antiporter, translated as MATFDLIAILLFLTATFAYLNHRFLKMPASIGLMAIALMFSLLLIAVGELAHIPALEKTARVILEGVDFERLLLHGMLGALLFAGALHIDLGDLAKQKWVITLLATVGVVLSTFLVGGFIYGVGRVLGLDLPFIYCLVFGALISPTDPIAVLSILKSANAPKELETKIAGESLFNDGVAVVVFLVIAGIATGAHEPTFGSIALLFIEEAVGGALFGLVTGYIAYRLIRTVDNYQVEVLITVALVIAGYAAAEAIHVSAPIAAVASGLLIGNHGRTFGMSETTIVHVDTFWELIDEILNAVLFVLLGLEVLILVFDGSSLLAGLLAIPLVLLARITGVSIPVYMLKFRREFPPKTIRILTWGGLRGGISVALALSLPPSPQRDTILMMTYVVVVFSVLVQGLTIGKLVRSSLKP; from the coding sequence GTGGCCACCTTCGACCTCATCGCCATCCTGCTGTTTTTGACCGCGACGTTTGCGTACCTCAACCACCGGTTTCTGAAGATGCCCGCGAGCATCGGCCTCATGGCCATCGCGCTGATGTTCTCGCTGTTGCTGATTGCGGTGGGCGAACTGGCGCACATTCCGGCGCTGGAAAAAACCGCGCGTGTCATTCTGGAAGGCGTCGATTTCGAACGCCTCCTTCTCCACGGCATGTTGGGGGCGCTGTTGTTCGCCGGGGCGTTGCACATCGATCTCGGCGATCTTGCCAAGCAGAAATGGGTCATCACCCTGCTTGCTACCGTGGGCGTGGTGCTCTCCACTTTCCTTGTCGGCGGGTTCATCTACGGCGTGGGGCGGGTGCTGGGTCTCGACCTGCCATTTATTTATTGTCTGGTGTTCGGCGCGTTGATCTCGCCGACTGATCCCATCGCCGTGCTGTCGATCCTGAAATCCGCCAATGCGCCCAAGGAACTGGAGACGAAGATCGCCGGGGAATCGCTATTCAACGATGGAGTGGCGGTGGTGGTGTTTCTGGTGATCGCGGGCATTGCCACTGGCGCGCACGAGCCGACGTTTGGATCGATCGCCCTGCTGTTTATAGAAGAAGCGGTGGGGGGCGCGTTGTTCGGTCTGGTCACAGGTTATATCGCCTACCGGCTGATCCGCACGGTGGACAATTACCAGGTGGAAGTGCTGATCACCGTCGCGCTGGTCATCGCCGGTTACGCGGCGGCGGAGGCCATCCACGTCTCGGCGCCCATTGCGGCGGTGGCGTCGGGCCTCCTCATCGGCAACCACGGTCGGACTTTCGGCATGTCCGAGACGACCATCGTCCACGTGGACACATTCTGGGAGTTGATCGATGAAATCCTGAATGCCGTGCTGTTCGTCCTGCTGGGCCTGGAGGTCCTGATCCTGGTGTTCGACGGCTCCAGCCTGCTGGCGGGCCTGCTGGCCATTCCGCTGGTTCTGCTGGCGCGGATCACCGGCGTGTCCATCCCGGTTTACATGCTCAAATTCCGCCGCGAGTTCCCGCCGAAGACCATCCGCATCCTCACCTGGGGCGGATTGCGCGGCGGCATCTCGGTCGCCCTCGCCCTGTCTTTACCGCCCTCGCCGCAACGCGACACCATCCTCATGATGACCTACGTGGTCGTTGTGTTCTCGGTGCTGGTGCAGGGACTGACCATCGGCAAACTGGTGCGTTCCAGCCTGAAGCCGTAA
- a CDS encoding Lcl C-terminal domain-containing protein yields the protein MEKPKSRFIKSDNGTIYDSQTSLTWKATDSYLDLEKEVTWDEAQEYAKQVNAENFGGHNDWRLPSFQEAASLYDEEKLNKDFKGGDIRMDSIFPPGAGNTTWTTEERGKEAQILFYINGCPYWYEKNDKTISHAVRLVRRG from the coding sequence ATGGAAAAACCCAAATCCCGTTTCATCAAAAGCGACAACGGCACCATCTACGACTCGCAGACCAGCCTCACCTGGAAGGCCACCGACTCTTACCTCGATCTCGAAAAAGAGGTGACGTGGGACGAGGCGCAGGAATACGCCAAACAGGTCAACGCGGAAAACTTCGGCGGACACAACGACTGGCGCCTGCCCAGCTTTCAGGAAGCGGCATCGTTGTATGACGAGGAAAAGCTGAACAAGGATTTCAAGGGTGGCGACATCCGCATGGACTCCATCTTTCCGCCGGGTGCGGGCAACACCACCTGGACCACCGAGGAGCGGGGCAAGGAAGCGCAGATCCTGTTCTACATCAACGGCTGTCCCTACTGGTACGAGAAGAACGACAAGACCATCTCCCATGCCGTCCGCCTGGTTCGCCGCGGGTAA
- the aroC gene encoding chorismate synthase, whose amino-acid sequence MPGNTFGQLFRISTWGESHGESIGVVIDGCPAGLPITAEEIQKELDRRRTGQSKVTTTRKEPDRIRILSGVFQGKTTGTPLAMMVENADADSSKYELIKHLYRPGHADFTYDKKYGFRDYRGGGRSSARETVGRVAAGAIAKKLLARRKIKVFAYTRQIGDLVMQSFSQKEIENNIVRCPDKKMAEQMVQAILQARKDGDSLGGVIEVVAKGVPAGLGEPVFDRLDADLAKALMSLPAVKGVEVGIGFEAARLRGSECNDVFIAKNGKITTKTNNAGGVLGGISNGNDIVLRMVVKPTSSINREQDTVTQKGRKSKIRVEGRHDPCVAPRAVPMAEAMVALVLIDHLLRQKQAQL is encoded by the coding sequence ATGCCCGGCAATACCTTTGGACAACTGTTTCGTATTTCGACCTGGGGCGAGTCCCACGGCGAGTCCATCGGTGTCGTCATTGACGGCTGTCCGGCCGGACTGCCCATCACCGCCGAAGAGATTCAAAAGGAGCTCGACCGCCGCCGCACCGGGCAGAGCAAAGTCACCACCACGCGCAAGGAACCGGACCGGATCCGCATCCTATCCGGCGTGTTTCAGGGCAAGACCACTGGCACCCCGCTGGCCATGATGGTGGAAAACGCCGACGCCGACTCCTCCAAATACGAACTCATCAAACACCTGTACCGGCCCGGCCACGCGGATTTCACTTACGATAAAAAATACGGCTTCCGCGACTACCGGGGAGGCGGCCGCTCCAGCGCCCGCGAGACGGTAGGGCGCGTCGCCGCCGGAGCCATTGCCAAAAAACTGCTGGCCCGCCGCAAAATCAAGGTGTTCGCCTACACCCGCCAGATCGGCGACCTGGTCATGCAGTCCTTCAGCCAGAAGGAAATCGAAAACAACATCGTGCGCTGCCCCGACAAAAAGATGGCCGAGCAGATGGTCCAGGCCATCCTGCAGGCGCGGAAGGACGGCGATTCCCTGGGCGGCGTCATCGAGGTCGTCGCCAAAGGCGTCCCTGCCGGACTGGGCGAGCCGGTATTCGATCGGCTCGATGCGGACCTGGCCAAAGCCCTCATGTCCCTCCCCGCCGTCAAGGGCGTCGAGGTGGGCATCGGTTTCGAAGCGGCCCGCCTGCGCGGCTCGGAATGCAACGACGTGTTCATCGCCAAAAACGGAAAGATCACGACCAAGACCAACAATGCCGGCGGCGTGCTGGGCGGCATTTCCAACGGCAACGACATTGTGCTCCGCATGGTGGTCAAACCGACATCCTCCATCAACCGCGAGCAGGATACGGTGACGCAGAAAGGCAGGAAGTCGAAGATCCGCGTCGAGGGACGCCACGACCCCTGCGTCGCGCCGCGCGCCGTGCCGATGGCCGAGGCGATGGTCGCGCTGGTGCTCATCGACCACCTGCTGCGCCAGAAACAGGCGCAGTTATAA
- the sppA gene encoding signal peptide peptidase SppA encodes MDNPAKESGKKERRSFSKGFWWFLFILLALFAGSSLLGRFLGGGEFNGREQIALVEVTGVIMDSGDIVRQLSNYRRDDEIKAIVLRVDSPGGGVAPSQEIYEEVLRIRADKKPIYTSMGSMAASGGYYIACATDRIYANPGTLTGSIGVIMAFTNATELIGKIGIKPEVIKSGKYKDIGSPTRPMTKSERRYMQKVSDDVHDQFITAVAKGRGLDKKNARKFADGRVFTGRQAQDYKLVDEMGGLEETIQQLAKAVGIQGRPRIVVERPEKSLLELLLGANVSESLETSLWPTQLPRLLYLWLP; translated from the coding sequence ATGGACAATCCGGCGAAAGAATCCGGCAAGAAGGAACGCAGGAGTTTCAGTAAAGGATTCTGGTGGTTCCTGTTCATCCTGCTGGCATTGTTTGCCGGGTCGTCCCTGCTCGGCCGTTTCCTGGGCGGCGGCGAGTTCAACGGGCGCGAGCAGATCGCGCTGGTCGAGGTCACCGGTGTCATCATGGACTCGGGCGACATCGTGCGCCAGTTGTCCAATTACCGACGCGACGACGAAATCAAGGCCATCGTCCTGCGCGTGGACTCCCCCGGCGGCGGCGTGGCGCCGTCGCAGGAAATCTACGAAGAGGTCCTGCGCATCCGCGCCGACAAAAAACCCATCTACACCTCCATGGGGTCGATGGCGGCGTCCGGCGGCTACTACATCGCCTGCGCCACCGACCGCATCTACGCCAACCCCGGGACCCTGACCGGGAGCATCGGCGTCATCATGGCCTTCACCAACGCCACCGAACTGATCGGCAAGATCGGCATCAAACCGGAAGTCATCAAAAGCGGCAAGTACAAGGACATCGGGTCGCCCACGCGCCCCATGACCAAGTCCGAACGGCGCTACATGCAGAAGGTTTCCGACGACGTGCACGACCAGTTCATCACCGCCGTGGCGAAGGGCCGCGGGCTCGATAAAAAAAACGCCCGCAAATTTGCGGACGGACGGGTCTTCACCGGCAGGCAGGCCCAGGACTACAAACTGGTAGACGAAATGGGTGGGCTGGAGGAAACCATCCAGCAGCTGGCAAAGGCTGTCGGCATCCAGGGACGCCCCCGGATTGTGGTGGAACGGCCCGAAAAAAGCCTTCTGGAGCTACTGCTGGGAGCCAACGTGAGCGAAAGCCTTGAAACCTCCCTGTGGCCCACGCAACTGCCCCGCCTGCTCTACCTTTGGCTTCCCTGA
- a CDS encoding RNA polymerase factor sigma-32, with protein MNKDWKHEDDSEQDEGLDDSDSMPLEPDVLDAEDEDAGQAEDGEERHLPMVGGTSALAPLDPLAAYIQEIRQYGELSPEEEHELALKYQETGDVKAAYKLITHNLMLVVKIALTFRREWQHTMDLVQEGNVGLMKAVQNFDPFRGVRLPAYASWWIKAYILKFILDNWRLVKVGTTNARRKLLYNLRKTKEKLIAEGVDPSPKLLAEHFGVDEQDVIDVEASLGAADVSMETPSQPDSTMTPLKTLTDGKTPDEELEVEQFHRLVREKIEQMFDGLKPIERELIATRILSEDPVSLKEIGENYGITREAVRQAEQRLLKKLKLYLAEQLPEVENYFNN; from the coding sequence ATGAACAAAGACTGGAAACACGAAGACGACAGCGAACAGGACGAGGGCCTGGACGATTCCGATTCCATGCCGCTGGAGCCGGATGTGCTCGACGCCGAAGACGAGGACGCCGGGCAGGCAGAGGACGGGGAGGAACGCCATCTGCCGATGGTGGGCGGCACCAGTGCGCTCGCGCCGCTCGATCCCCTGGCCGCCTACATTCAGGAAATCCGCCAGTACGGCGAACTCAGCCCGGAAGAGGAACACGAACTCGCCCTCAAGTACCAGGAAACCGGGGACGTGAAGGCGGCGTACAAGCTGATCACGCACAACCTGATGCTGGTGGTGAAGATCGCCCTCACCTTCCGCCGCGAGTGGCAGCACACCATGGACCTCGTGCAGGAGGGCAACGTCGGCCTCATGAAAGCGGTGCAGAATTTCGATCCCTTTCGCGGCGTGCGCCTGCCCGCCTACGCCAGCTGGTGGATCAAGGCCTACATCCTGAAGTTCATCCTCGACAACTGGCGGCTGGTGAAAGTGGGCACCACCAATGCGCGGCGGAAACTGCTGTACAACCTCAGAAAGACCAAGGAAAAACTGATCGCCGAAGGCGTCGACCCTTCGCCCAAGCTGCTGGCCGAGCATTTCGGCGTGGACGAGCAGGACGTGATCGATGTCGAAGCCAGCCTGGGCGCGGCGGATGTGTCCATGGAAACGCCGTCACAACCGGACAGCACCATGACACCGTTGAAAACGCTCACAGACGGCAAGACCCCGGACGAGGAACTGGAGGTCGAGCAGTTCCACCGACTCGTGAGGGAAAAGATCGAACAGATGTTCGACGGGCTAAAGCCCATCGAGCGCGAACTGATCGCCACCCGCATCCTGTCTGAGGACCCGGTATCGCTCAAGGAAATCGGAGAAAACTACGGCATCACCCGTGAAGCCGTGCGGCAGGCGGAACAACGCCTGTTGAAAAAGCTCAAGTTGTACCTTGCCGAGCAACTCCCCGAAGTCGAGAATTATTTCAATAATTGA
- a CDS encoding prephenate dehydrogenase, producing the protein MQRFSKMTIIGVGLLGASLAKVCKERQITGRIAGFGRNADNLKRAEEQGVIDHGTTDLKDAVAGADLVVLCSPVASIVERFREMAPHLDAGCIVTDVGSVKAPLVQDIEPLLPEGVHYVPAHPIAGAEKSGLDASTADLYEGARCILTPTDNTDKATLERIQQFWEAVGMRVQILTAEEHDFIYGAVSHLPHVVAFALINAIGQLKTSDQEDILSLSAGGLRDITRIASSDPVMWRDICLANKTHVLDMIDRFSKSLEDIRKQIEQDDGASLKESFKNANGHRGKLVGQNS; encoded by the coding sequence ATGCAACGATTTTCAAAAATGACCATCATCGGCGTGGGCCTGCTGGGAGCCTCTCTCGCCAAGGTGTGCAAGGAGCGCCAGATCACAGGCCGCATTGCCGGGTTCGGCAGGAACGCCGACAACCTGAAACGGGCCGAGGAACAGGGCGTCATCGACCACGGCACCACCGATCTCAAAGACGCCGTCGCCGGGGCCGACCTGGTGGTATTGTGCTCGCCGGTGGCCAGCATCGTCGAACGCTTTCGCGAAATGGCGCCGCACCTGGACGCGGGTTGCATCGTCACCGACGTCGGTTCCGTCAAAGCGCCGCTGGTGCAAGACATCGAGCCGCTTCTTCCTGAAGGCGTGCACTACGTTCCGGCGCACCCCATCGCCGGGGCGGAGAAATCGGGCCTGGACGCCTCGACCGCCGACCTGTACGAAGGTGCGCGTTGCATCCTGACGCCCACGGACAACACCGATAAAGCCACGCTCGAACGTATTCAGCAATTCTGGGAAGCGGTGGGCATGCGGGTGCAGATTCTCACCGCAGAGGAACACGATTTCATTTACGGCGCGGTCAGCCACCTGCCGCACGTGGTGGCCTTCGCCCTCATCAACGCCATCGGCCAGCTTAAAACCTCTGACCAGGAGGATATCCTGAGCCTGTCGGCGGGCGGCCTGCGCGACATCACCCGCATCGCGTCCAGCGATCCCGTCATGTGGCGCGACATCTGCCTCGCCAACAAAACGCACGTGCTGGACATGATCGACCGGTTCTCCAAGTCACTGGAAGACATCCGCAAACAGATCGAACAGGACGACGGCGCGAGCCTGAAAGAATCTTTTAAAAACGCCAACGGACACCGCGGCAAACTGGTAGGACAGAATTCATGA
- a CDS encoding integration host factor subunit beta produces the protein MTKAELVEKVSAQINLTKKQTEVVVNTVFQSITESLAEGKKVELRGFGSFRVRSRNARIGRNPKSGDRVDVPAKRVPFFKAGKELRELVDDQALGNDNSSGHDT, from the coding sequence ATGACCAAGGCGGAGTTGGTTGAAAAAGTTTCGGCACAAATCAATTTGACCAAAAAGCAAACTGAGGTTGTCGTAAACACGGTTTTTCAAAGCATCACCGAATCTTTGGCGGAAGGTAAAAAAGTGGAACTGAGAGGCTTCGGCAGTTTTCGTGTAAGAAGCCGCAATGCCCGCATCGGCAGAAATCCGAAATCCGGAGACCGGGTGGACGTCCCGGCCAAACGGGTTCCTTTTTTCAAGGCGGGCAAGGAGTTGCGGGAACTGGTGGACGACCAGGCCCTGGGCAACGACAACTCTTCGGGCCACGACACCTAA
- the cmk gene encoding (d)CMP kinase: MIVAIDGPAGSGKSTVARMVARRLKFRYIETGSMYRAVAWKANQVGIDPTDGEEGADEVAEVARNLNIEFKPADDGSQRVFVEGRELTRELKNETVGRMAAVVAANPEVREILVSKQREMGRNHDVVMDGRDIGTVVFPDAQKKFYLDADPVERARRRYDEMKGTDPDLDFDQIVEQVRQRDHEDKTRAASPLRRAEDAMLIDTTSRSIDEVVEQMVRAIESAPEELKSKS, encoded by the coding sequence ATGATCGTAGCCATCGACGGACCCGCGGGAAGCGGCAAGAGCACGGTCGCGCGCATGGTGGCGCGGCGGCTCAAATTCCGGTACATCGAGACCGGTTCCATGTACCGCGCCGTGGCGTGGAAAGCAAACCAGGTGGGGATCGATCCCACCGACGGGGAGGAAGGCGCGGACGAAGTGGCCGAGGTGGCGCGCAACCTCAACATTGAATTCAAACCGGCGGACGACGGCAGTCAGCGTGTGTTCGTCGAGGGCCGGGAACTCACCCGTGAACTGAAAAACGAGACCGTCGGGCGCATGGCGGCAGTGGTGGCGGCCAACCCCGAGGTGCGCGAGATCCTCGTCTCCAAACAACGGGAGATGGGACGCAACCACGACGTGGTGATGGACGGACGCGACATCGGTACCGTCGTTTTTCCCGACGCGCAGAAAAAGTTTTATCTCGACGCCGACCCGGTGGAACGCGCCCGGCGGCGTTACGACGAGATGAAGGGTACGGACCCGGACCTCGACTTCGACCAGATCGTCGAGCAGGTGCGGCAACGCGACCACGAGGACAAAACACGCGCCGCTTCGCCGCTTCGCAGGGCCGAGGACGCGATGTTGATCGACACCACTTCCCGTTCCATAGACGAGGTGGTGGAACAGATGGTGCGGGCCATTGAATCCGCACCCGAAGAATTGAAAAGCAAATCGTAA